In Mytilus trossulus isolate FHL-02 chromosome 14, PNRI_Mtr1.1.1.hap1, whole genome shotgun sequence, a genomic segment contains:
- the LOC134696390 gene encoding uncharacterized protein LOC134696390 isoform X5, translating into MGMSYKLWPESYEEPARNESFGNRMLHCLSQVPCASLIAWIILLVGLGGLTGGLLIGIQKTRDLVDSEQFLWFLEYTVAGVVAGMFVFGTLLLCIGHISTDPTSRHIFHTTKRNLCAQGLNITMLIFSYMFGIAWVLMTAIFGVPLYLLINILIIDVKEINLVNYGLHDKSFAGSDFENFRMEADRLLVIYITIFVSSILITVSMIHFLIVISSNLTHLKDTRLATLNAYADHTEMQNSKHSVVDTTM; encoded by the exons CTCGGAATGAAAGTTTTGGTAACCGAATGTTACACTGCCTGTCTCAGGTTCCATGTGCCTCCCTGATAGCGTGGATCATCCTCCTGGTGGGACTTGGGGGTCTTACTGGAGGACTGTTGATTGGAATACAGAAAACACGTGATCTAGTCGACTCCGAACAAtt CCTATGGTTTTTAGAATATACAGTAGCCGGTGTAGTAGCCGGAATGTTTGTATTCGGGACATTGCTGCTGTGTATTGGTCACATTTCTACAGATCCAACTAGTCGTCACATTTTCCATACTACAAAAAGAAATCTCTGTGCTCAAGGACTGAATATCACG ATGCTGATATTTAGCTATATGTTTGGTATTGCATGGGTTCTCATGACTGCCATTTTTGGAGTCCCACTTTACCTTCTCATAAACATTCTGATCATTGACGTTAAGGAAATAAATCTAGTCAATTACG gtTTGCATGATAAATCTTTTGCTGGAAGTGATTTTGAGAACTTTCGAATGGAG GCGGATCGGTTATTGGTCATCTACATCACCATCTTTGTATCATCCATTTTGATCACTGTTAGCATG ATTCACTTTTTGATCGTCATTAGTTCTAATTTGACACATCTTAAGGATACACGACTTGCCACCTTGAATGCCTACGCCGATCATACAGAGATGCAGAATTCCAAGCACTCCGTGGTTGATACGACAATGTGA
- the LOC134696390 gene encoding uncharacterized protein LOC134696390 isoform X4, with translation MERREHTQPNKYRVQLVYSARNESFGNRMLHCLSQVPCASLIAWIILLVGLGGLTGGLLIGIQKTRDLVDSEQFLWFLEYTVAGVVAGMFVFGTLLLCIGHISTDPTSRHIFHTTKRNLCAQGLNITMLIFSYMFGIAWVLMTAIFGVPLYLLINILIIDVKEINLVNYGLHDKSFAGSDFENFRMEADRLLVIYITIFVSSILITVSMIHFLIVISSNLTHLKDTRLATLNAYADHTEMQNSKHSVVDTTM, from the exons CTCGGAATGAAAGTTTTGGTAACCGAATGTTACACTGCCTGTCTCAGGTTCCATGTGCCTCCCTGATAGCGTGGATCATCCTCCTGGTGGGACTTGGGGGTCTTACTGGAGGACTGTTGATTGGAATACAGAAAACACGTGATCTAGTCGACTCCGAACAAtt CCTATGGTTTTTAGAATATACAGTAGCCGGTGTAGTAGCCGGAATGTTTGTATTCGGGACATTGCTGCTGTGTATTGGTCACATTTCTACAGATCCAACTAGTCGTCACATTTTCCATACTACAAAAAGAAATCTCTGTGCTCAAGGACTGAATATCACG ATGCTGATATTTAGCTATATGTTTGGTATTGCATGGGTTCTCATGACTGCCATTTTTGGAGTCCCACTTTACCTTCTCATAAACATTCTGATCATTGACGTTAAGGAAATAAATCTAGTCAATTACG gtTTGCATGATAAATCTTTTGCTGGAAGTGATTTTGAGAACTTTCGAATGGAG GCGGATCGGTTATTGGTCATCTACATCACCATCTTTGTATCATCCATTTTGATCACTGTTAGCATG ATTCACTTTTTGATCGTCATTAGTTCTAATTTGACACATCTTAAGGATACACGACTTGCCACCTTGAATGCCTACGCCGATCATACAGAGATGCAGAATTCCAAGCACTCCGTGGTTGATACGACAATGTGA
- the LOC134697609 gene encoding uncharacterized protein LOC134697609 yields the protein MDEEVNNLLTPIYYNIENPSSFSSASKLYHIVNADGKKIGYHKIKRWLNAQDNYSLQKTPRRSFRRLRVYTTGIGNLMDVDLMQVSNLSQWNSGYNFILVAIDCFSRRLWMQPSKSKKGVDIAKAFEKILQTAKVDKIRSDVDGCFKSKVVQKLFKERGVRHFVTKNEIKANYAERVIQTIKNKFYRYFTKKRTYRYIDNLQKFVKSYNATPHRSLNYIAPNDVTPENEADVWVQQYLNKKKSPDKTSRPNTKNPQKLKTEADLKRKRRLQRRKSYKFKIGSLVRIAYTRHIFDRSYSQKWTDEIFKVVRRFKKQNIKIYKLSSFYNDEEISGEYYSAELQAVDKSDESLWVVEKVLKKRKRREKTEFLCKFQGWPDKYNQYIPEEDIQTLS from the coding sequence ATGGATGAAGAAGTGAACAATCTTTTGACACCAATTTATTACAATATAGAAAATCCGAGTTCTTTTTCCTCAGCTAGCAAACTTTATCACATTGTTAATGCGgatgggaaaaaaattggttacCACAAAATAAAGAGATGGTTAAATGCACAAGACAATTATTCCTTACAAAAAACTCCCAGGCGTTCTTTTAGAAGATTACGTGTGTATACAACAGGAATTGGTAACTTAATGGACGTCGACCTAATGCAAGTAAGTAATTTATCACAATGGAACTCTGGATATAATTTTATACTAGTTGCCATCGATTGCTTTAGTCGACGTCTTTGGATGCAACCATCAAAGAGTAAAAAAGGTGTTGACATAgccaaagcttttgaaaaaaTTCTGCAAACAGCAAAGGTAGACAAGATCCGCTCGGACGTTGATGGATGTTTCAAGTCAAAGGTTGTTCAAAAACTTTTCAAGGAAAGAGGAGTGCGACATTTTGTAACTAAGAACGAGATAAAAGCAAACTATGCAGAGCGTGTGATACaaaccataaaaaataaattttatcgtTACTTTACTAAAAAGAGAACGTATCGGTACATtgacaatttacaaaaatttgtaaaGAGCTACAATGCAACACCACACAGGTCCCTAAACTATATTGCACCCAACGACGTTACACCGGAAAACGAAGCGGATGTATGGGTTCAACAATacttgaataaaaagaaatctcCTGATAAGACGAGTCGGCCAAATACCAAAAACCCACAAAAACTTAAAACCGAAGCAGATTTGAAGAGAAAAAGAAGATTGCAACGGCGGAAGagttacaaatttaaaatcgGTTCTCTTGTTAGAATTGCTTATACGCGACACATCTTTGACAGAAGTTATAGTCAAAAATGGACGGATGAGATCTTCAAAGTTGTACGGAGATTTAAAAAACAGAACATCAAGATTTATAAATTGAGCTCTTTTTATAACGATGAGGAAATTTCTGGTGAATATTATTCTGCTGAACTTCAGGCTGTTGATAAATCAGATGAATCACTCTGGGTTGTAGAGAAAGTTCTGAAAAAGCGTAAAAGGCGAGAAAAGACCGAGTTTTTATGTAAGTTTCAAGGTTGGCCTGATAAGTATAACCAATACATTCCCGAGGAAGACATTCAAACATTATCATGA
- the LOC134696390 gene encoding uncharacterized protein LOC134696390 isoform X3 has product MEDPLNNNSYGSNNMVLISRCQCNMTQRRTNIHSRALRLQARNESFGNRMLHCLSQVPCASLIAWIILLVGLGGLTGGLLIGIQKTRDLVDSEQFLWFLEYTVAGVVAGMFVFGTLLLCIGHISTDPTSRHIFHTTKRNLCAQGLNITMLIFSYMFGIAWVLMTAIFGVPLYLLINILIIDVKEINLVNYGLHDKSFAGSDFENFRMEADRLLVIYITIFVSSILITVSMIHFLIVISSNLTHLKDTRLATLNAYADHTEMQNSKHSVVDTTM; this is encoded by the exons ATGGAGGATCCTTTAAATAATAATTCGTATGGTTCCAATAATATGGTTTTGATATCTCGTTGTCAGTGTAATATGACCCAAAGGAGGACCAATATACACTCGCGCGCATTACGTCTCCAAG CTCGGAATGAAAGTTTTGGTAACCGAATGTTACACTGCCTGTCTCAGGTTCCATGTGCCTCCCTGATAGCGTGGATCATCCTCCTGGTGGGACTTGGGGGTCTTACTGGAGGACTGTTGATTGGAATACAGAAAACACGTGATCTAGTCGACTCCGAACAAtt CCTATGGTTTTTAGAATATACAGTAGCCGGTGTAGTAGCCGGAATGTTTGTATTCGGGACATTGCTGCTGTGTATTGGTCACATTTCTACAGATCCAACTAGTCGTCACATTTTCCATACTACAAAAAGAAATCTCTGTGCTCAAGGACTGAATATCACG ATGCTGATATTTAGCTATATGTTTGGTATTGCATGGGTTCTCATGACTGCCATTTTTGGAGTCCCACTTTACCTTCTCATAAACATTCTGATCATTGACGTTAAGGAAATAAATCTAGTCAATTACG gtTTGCATGATAAATCTTTTGCTGGAAGTGATTTTGAGAACTTTCGAATGGAG GCGGATCGGTTATTGGTCATCTACATCACCATCTTTGTATCATCCATTTTGATCACTGTTAGCATG ATTCACTTTTTGATCGTCATTAGTTCTAATTTGACACATCTTAAGGATACACGACTTGCCACCTTGAATGCCTACGCCGATCATACAGAGATGCAGAATTCCAAGCACTCCGTGGTTGATACGACAATGTGA
- the LOC134696390 gene encoding uncharacterized protein LOC134696390 isoform X6, whose amino-acid sequence MYSVYKAMHGARNESFGNRMLHCLSQVPCASLIAWIILLVGLGGLTGGLLIGIQKTRDLVDSEQFLWFLEYTVAGVVAGMFVFGTLLLCIGHISTDPTSRHIFHTTKRNLCAQGLNITMLIFSYMFGIAWVLMTAIFGVPLYLLINILIIDVKEINLVNYGLHDKSFAGSDFENFRMEADRLLVIYITIFVSSILITVSMIHFLIVISSNLTHLKDTRLATLNAYADHTEMQNSKHSVVDTTM is encoded by the exons CTCGGAATGAAAGTTTTGGTAACCGAATGTTACACTGCCTGTCTCAGGTTCCATGTGCCTCCCTGATAGCGTGGATCATCCTCCTGGTGGGACTTGGGGGTCTTACTGGAGGACTGTTGATTGGAATACAGAAAACACGTGATCTAGTCGACTCCGAACAAtt CCTATGGTTTTTAGAATATACAGTAGCCGGTGTAGTAGCCGGAATGTTTGTATTCGGGACATTGCTGCTGTGTATTGGTCACATTTCTACAGATCCAACTAGTCGTCACATTTTCCATACTACAAAAAGAAATCTCTGTGCTCAAGGACTGAATATCACG ATGCTGATATTTAGCTATATGTTTGGTATTGCATGGGTTCTCATGACTGCCATTTTTGGAGTCCCACTTTACCTTCTCATAAACATTCTGATCATTGACGTTAAGGAAATAAATCTAGTCAATTACG gtTTGCATGATAAATCTTTTGCTGGAAGTGATTTTGAGAACTTTCGAATGGAG GCGGATCGGTTATTGGTCATCTACATCACCATCTTTGTATCATCCATTTTGATCACTGTTAGCATG ATTCACTTTTTGATCGTCATTAGTTCTAATTTGACACATCTTAAGGATACACGACTTGCCACCTTGAATGCCTACGCCGATCATACAGAGATGCAGAATTCCAAGCACTCCGTGGTTGATACGACAATGTGA
- the LOC134695980 gene encoding dehydrogenase/reductase SDR family member 7-like translates to MMDWLYLIFLFMLTWFIIALVMVVFGDCDLLLQIAEKFGKSPSSLKNKVVWITGSSSGIGECLAYELSKVGCKLILSARRKDELERVRGQCIEKGGVTADDILVVPLDMVEFDTHAAAVEKVINKFGQIDILVNNAGRSQRAEWIKTALEVDQQVLNVNVLGVLSLTKLVLPYMIKRNEGHIVNMSSIAGKIGAPFSGSYTGAKHAIQGWFDALRIEVLENNIAVTNLCPGPVFSNLLDIAFVGEAGKVLNQKMEPTDKRMKTTRCAELSVIAIANKLDECWIALNPVLFLTYANQYSPVLGKFVGKKFGLKIMKRLREGR, encoded by the exons ATGATGGACTGGTTGTATTTGATATTCTTGTTTATGCTGACATGGTTCATCATAGCTCTGGTAATGGTAGTCTTTGGAGACTGTGATCTTTTACTTCAAATCGCTGAAAAATTCGGAAAATCACCAA GCTCTTTAAAGAACAAAGTAGTTTGGATAACTGGGTCGTCTAGTGGTATCGGCGAATGTTTAGCTTATGAATTGTCTAAAGTGGGATGCAAACTGATTCTATCTGCTCGGCGAAAAGACGAATTAGAGAGAGTCAGAGGACAATGTATTG AGAAAGGAGGTGTTACAGCGGATGATATCTTAGTTGTACCGTTAGATATGGTAGAATTTGATACTCACGCAGCCGCTGTCGAGAAAGTCATTAATAAATTTGGACAG ATTGACATTTTAGTCAACAATGCTGGACGATCACAGAGAGCTGAATGGATAAAGACAGCATTAGAAGTTGACCAACAAGTTTTGAATGTGAATGTACTTGGAGTGCTCTCCCTTACAAAACTTGTGTTACCGTACATGATCAAAAGGAACGAAGGACATATTGTAAACATGAGCAGTATTGCTGGGAAAATAG GGGCGCCATTTTCTGGATCTTACACTGGAGCTAAGCATGCAATCCAG GGCTGGTTTGATGCCTTGAGAATTGAGGTTCTCGAAAACAACATAGCAGTCACAAATCTGTGCCCGGGACCagtattttcaaatcttttggATATTGCTTTCGTAGGGGAAGCAGgaaaa GTACTGAATCAAAAAATGGAACCAACTGATAAACggatgaaaacaacacgttgtGCAGAATTAAGTGTCATTGCTATAGCCAATAAACTTGATGAATGCTGGATTGCTTTGAATCCTGTGCTTTTTCTTACATATGCAAATCAATACTCCCCAGTGTTGGGCAAATT tgttGGAAAAAAGTTTGGTTTGAAGATAATGAAGAGATTGAGAGAAGGTCGTTAA
- the LOC134697608 gene encoding uncharacterized protein F54H12.2-like: MALLTSQNNFTEAIPSQLEVFEIPPYQLGVESISYEECRPTSQVTAYNPIEFNLCAQNGLEYIDLRRSKLYVKLRVKHSNGDNIAIDSKVAPVNGFFYALFSQVDCYLQGSLVSSSNTNYSYKCMMKTLLDYGQDAKASQLTSALFYKDRSGHMDSFDTNTGLYERKKLIGNSKSLDMEGMLFHDLFEMDRYLLNMVDVKLKLFRSRPSFCLMSSEDDADYDVVIEDIVVKVCKIKVNPAIIFAHSEALKSTNAKYPYTKTVMKHITLMMGSTNAVLENIFQDVKPKRIIMGLTSTNAVNGDYQLNPWNFQHFDLQQITLYCDGVPVDGIPLKLQFNEDRGATNVAAYVKMFQNCGKWGGDAGNEITRSDFNNGYALFCFDLQPHFSDANYLSLVKQGKVRLECHFASPLPETVSLLIVAENSGYFEITENRQIKVEH; the protein is encoded by the coding sequence ATGGCTTTACTAACATCACAGAATAACTTTACAGAAGCTATTCCTTCACAATTAGAAGTTTTCGAGATACCTCCATACCAGTTAGGAGTTGAGTCAATTTCGTATGAAGAATGTCGGCCTACATCACAAGTAACAGCCTACAACCCAATAGAATTTAATTTGTGTGCCCAGAACGGACTAGAATACATCGATCTCAGACGGTCGAAACTGTATGTTAAGTTGCGTGTAAAACATAGCAATGGAGACAATATTGCTATAGATTCAAAGGTGGCACCAGTAAATGGATTTTTCTATGCACTTTTTTCTCAAGTCGACTGTTACCTACAAGGTTCACTGGTATCATCAAGTAATACCAACTACTCGTACAAATGCATGATGAAAACGCTACTCGATTATGGACAAGATGCAAAAGCATCACAACTAACGAGTGCGTTGTTTTATAAGGACAGAAGTGGACACATGGACTCATTTGATACTAACACGGGTCTTTACGAAAGGAAAAAACTGATAGGTAATTCTAAGAGCCTTGATATGGAAGGAATGTTGTTTCACGATCTTTTTGAAATGGATCGTTACTTATTAAATATGGTTGACGTAAAATTGAAACTTTTCAGAAGTAGACCGAGTTTCTGTCTAATGTCAAGCGAAGACGATGCGGACTATGATGTTGTCATTGAAGATATTGTCGTTAAAGTGTGTAAAATTAAGGTCAATCCAGCTATAATTTTTGCTCATTCGGAAGCATTGAAATCAACGAATGCTAAATATCCCTATACAAAAACAGTAATGAAACATATTACTCTTATGATGGGTAGTACGAATGCAGTGTTGGAGAACATTTTCCAAGACGTGAAACCAAAACGAATCATCATGGGTCTAACTTCGACAAACGCCGTGAACGGTGATTATCAACTTAATCCGTggaattttcaacattttgacTTGCAACAAATAACTTTGTACTGTGATGGAGTTCCTGTAGATGGaattcctctgaaactacaattCAACGAAGACAGGGGTGCAACAAATGTTGCAGCATAcgttaaaatgtttcaaaactGTGGAAAGTGGGGCGGAGATGCGGGGAATGAAATAACTAGATCGGACTTCAACAATGGATATGCTTTATTCTGTTTTGATTTACAACCTCACTTTTCAGATGCCAACTATCTGTCACTGGTAAAGCAAGGAAAAGTAAGACTTGAATGTCATTTTGCATCACCCTTACCAGAAACTGTCTCTTTACTCATTGTAGCCGAAAACTCTGGCTATTTTGAAATAACGGAAAATCGTCAGATCAAAGTAGAACACTAA
- the LOC134696390 gene encoding uncharacterized protein LOC134696390 isoform X8: MERREHTPRNESFGNRMLHCLSQVPCASLIAWIILLVGLGGLTGGLLIGIQKTRDLVDSEQFLWFLEYTVAGVVAGMFVFGTLLLCIGHISTDPTSRHIFHTTKRNLCAQGLNITMLIFSYMFGIAWVLMTAIFGVPLYLLINILIIDVKEINLVNYGLHDKSFAGSDFENFRMEADRLLVIYITIFVSSILITVSMIHFLIVISSNLTHLKDTRLATLNAYADHTEMQNSKHSVVDTTM, from the exons CTCGGAATGAAAGTTTTGGTAACCGAATGTTACACTGCCTGTCTCAGGTTCCATGTGCCTCCCTGATAGCGTGGATCATCCTCCTGGTGGGACTTGGGGGTCTTACTGGAGGACTGTTGATTGGAATACAGAAAACACGTGATCTAGTCGACTCCGAACAAtt CCTATGGTTTTTAGAATATACAGTAGCCGGTGTAGTAGCCGGAATGTTTGTATTCGGGACATTGCTGCTGTGTATTGGTCACATTTCTACAGATCCAACTAGTCGTCACATTTTCCATACTACAAAAAGAAATCTCTGTGCTCAAGGACTGAATATCACG ATGCTGATATTTAGCTATATGTTTGGTATTGCATGGGTTCTCATGACTGCCATTTTTGGAGTCCCACTTTACCTTCTCATAAACATTCTGATCATTGACGTTAAGGAAATAAATCTAGTCAATTACG gtTTGCATGATAAATCTTTTGCTGGAAGTGATTTTGAGAACTTTCGAATGGAG GCGGATCGGTTATTGGTCATCTACATCACCATCTTTGTATCATCCATTTTGATCACTGTTAGCATG ATTCACTTTTTGATCGTCATTAGTTCTAATTTGACACATCTTAAGGATACACGACTTGCCACCTTGAATGCCTACGCCGATCATACAGAGATGCAGAATTCCAAGCACTCCGTGGTTGATACGACAATGTGA
- the LOC134696390 gene encoding uncharacterized protein LOC134696390 isoform X7 gives MMRNRLWYARNESFGNRMLHCLSQVPCASLIAWIILLVGLGGLTGGLLIGIQKTRDLVDSEQFLWFLEYTVAGVVAGMFVFGTLLLCIGHISTDPTSRHIFHTTKRNLCAQGLNITMLIFSYMFGIAWVLMTAIFGVPLYLLINILIIDVKEINLVNYGLHDKSFAGSDFENFRMEADRLLVIYITIFVSSILITVSMIHFLIVISSNLTHLKDTRLATLNAYADHTEMQNSKHSVVDTTM, from the exons CTCGGAATGAAAGTTTTGGTAACCGAATGTTACACTGCCTGTCTCAGGTTCCATGTGCCTCCCTGATAGCGTGGATCATCCTCCTGGTGGGACTTGGGGGTCTTACTGGAGGACTGTTGATTGGAATACAGAAAACACGTGATCTAGTCGACTCCGAACAAtt CCTATGGTTTTTAGAATATACAGTAGCCGGTGTAGTAGCCGGAATGTTTGTATTCGGGACATTGCTGCTGTGTATTGGTCACATTTCTACAGATCCAACTAGTCGTCACATTTTCCATACTACAAAAAGAAATCTCTGTGCTCAAGGACTGAATATCACG ATGCTGATATTTAGCTATATGTTTGGTATTGCATGGGTTCTCATGACTGCCATTTTTGGAGTCCCACTTTACCTTCTCATAAACATTCTGATCATTGACGTTAAGGAAATAAATCTAGTCAATTACG gtTTGCATGATAAATCTTTTGCTGGAAGTGATTTTGAGAACTTTCGAATGGAG GCGGATCGGTTATTGGTCATCTACATCACCATCTTTGTATCATCCATTTTGATCACTGTTAGCATG ATTCACTTTTTGATCGTCATTAGTTCTAATTTGACACATCTTAAGGATACACGACTTGCCACCTTGAATGCCTACGCCGATCATACAGAGATGCAGAATTCCAAGCACTCCGTGGTTGATACGACAATGTGA
- the LOC134696390 gene encoding uncharacterized protein LOC134696390 isoform X1 yields MENPQENINMEENGQENVNTEVKMDEPNDINVKTEENNHEQTTQIEEIKTEEPITEKDVEKTQEKTDPGSTRNESFGNRMLHCLSQVPCASLIAWIILLVGLGGLTGGLLIGIQKTRDLVDSEQFLWFLEYTVAGVVAGMFVFGTLLLCIGHISTDPTSRHIFHTTKRNLCAQGLNITMLIFSYMFGIAWVLMTAIFGVPLYLLINILIIDVKEINLVNYGLHDKSFAGSDFENFRMEADRLLVIYITIFVSSILITVSMIHFLIVISSNLTHLKDTRLATLNAYADHTEMQNSKHSVVDTTM; encoded by the exons ATGGAGAACCCAcaagaaaatataaacatgGAGGAAAATGGGCAGGAAAATGTGAACACTGAAGTTAAAATGGACGAACCTAATGATATTAATGTTAAGACTGAGGAAAATAATCATGAACAAACAACCCAGATAGAGGAAATTAAAACGGAAGAACCAATAACCGAAAAAGATGTTGAAAAAACTCAAGAGAAAACTGACCCTGGGTCAA CTCGGAATGAAAGTTTTGGTAACCGAATGTTACACTGCCTGTCTCAGGTTCCATGTGCCTCCCTGATAGCGTGGATCATCCTCCTGGTGGGACTTGGGGGTCTTACTGGAGGACTGTTGATTGGAATACAGAAAACACGTGATCTAGTCGACTCCGAACAAtt CCTATGGTTTTTAGAATATACAGTAGCCGGTGTAGTAGCCGGAATGTTTGTATTCGGGACATTGCTGCTGTGTATTGGTCACATTTCTACAGATCCAACTAGTCGTCACATTTTCCATACTACAAAAAGAAATCTCTGTGCTCAAGGACTGAATATCACG ATGCTGATATTTAGCTATATGTTTGGTATTGCATGGGTTCTCATGACTGCCATTTTTGGAGTCCCACTTTACCTTCTCATAAACATTCTGATCATTGACGTTAAGGAAATAAATCTAGTCAATTACG gtTTGCATGATAAATCTTTTGCTGGAAGTGATTTTGAGAACTTTCGAATGGAG GCGGATCGGTTATTGGTCATCTACATCACCATCTTTGTATCATCCATTTTGATCACTGTTAGCATG ATTCACTTTTTGATCGTCATTAGTTCTAATTTGACACATCTTAAGGATACACGACTTGCCACCTTGAATGCCTACGCCGATCATACAGAGATGCAGAATTCCAAGCACTCCGTGGTTGATACGACAATGTGA